Proteins from one Ketobacter alkanivorans genomic window:
- a CDS encoding dienelactone hydrolase family protein, producing the protein MNPVPGFDEFRFTYGGFAHRVLKKGDGSGPGVLIIQELPGITRHTIKLAERLYADGFTVYLPVLFGEPNSPFEPLKNLAKVCVSFEFRVLANRRRGPVADWLRALCRRMQQECGGVPVGAIGMCFTGGFALTLMIDEAVAAPVSCQPGNLDGMLGKKARASLGVTAADMAAARKRSEEDDVPLMGMRFSHDVMCPRSRFDYLQDQFGERFRRIEIDSSLFNERRIPITAHSVLTIDFVDEPNHPTRRAYDEMVAFFREQLHKKAEA; encoded by the coding sequence ATGAACCCGGTTCCAGGCTTTGACGAGTTTCGATTCACATACGGTGGCTTTGCCCATCGTGTGTTAAAGAAAGGGGACGGCAGTGGCCCGGGGGTGCTCATTATTCAGGAGTTGCCGGGGATTACCCGTCATACCATTAAGCTGGCGGAGCGGCTTTATGCGGATGGCTTTACGGTGTATCTGCCGGTGTTGTTCGGTGAGCCGAATTCTCCGTTTGAACCTTTGAAAAACCTGGCCAAGGTTTGTGTCAGTTTTGAATTTCGAGTGCTGGCCAACCGGCGTCGTGGCCCGGTGGCTGACTGGTTGCGGGCCCTGTGTCGGCGCATGCAGCAAGAGTGTGGTGGCGTGCCGGTGGGTGCGATCGGTATGTGTTTTACCGGCGGCTTTGCCCTGACCCTGATGATCGACGAGGCTGTGGCGGCCCCGGTATCCTGTCAGCCCGGTAACCTGGATGGCATGCTGGGCAAAAAAGCACGCGCTTCATTGGGGGTGACCGCAGCGGATATGGCTGCAGCCCGTAAACGCTCCGAAGAGGATGACGTGCCGCTCATGGGCATGCGCTTCAGCCATGACGTGATGTGCCCCCGTTCCCGATTCGATTATTTGCAGGATCAGTTCGGTGAGCGCTTTCGGCGCATTGAAATTGATTCATCCCTGTTTAATGAGCGACGCATTCCCATCACCGCCCATTCGGTGCTGACCATTGATTTTGTCGATGAGCCGAATCATCCCACTCGTCGTGCCTACGATGAAATGGTGGCCTTTTTTCGTGAGCAACTTCACAAAAAGGCTGAGGCTTGA
- a CDS encoding copper chaperone PCu(A)C encodes MKKWLVAAICLISAGLAPALAWAEAGLSFEQGWVRAVPPVSTNTAGYFMLHNNTDQDRVLVGVSSGVAEVVEMHTVIEADGASTMQQLKQLVVPQQDCVLFEPGGNHIMFIGLKQPLNTGDKVTVTLTFQGGETLDVALLVQKGPQGQQDMGHGHHHHH; translated from the coding sequence ATGAAAAAATGGTTGGTGGCTGCGATATGTTTGATCTCTGCTGGTTTGGCGCCTGCATTGGCCTGGGCTGAAGCGGGGCTTTCGTTTGAGCAAGGCTGGGTGCGGGCGGTGCCGCCGGTGAGCACCAATACCGCCGGTTACTTCATGCTGCATAACAATACCGATCAGGATCGAGTATTGGTGGGCGTTAGCAGTGGTGTGGCTGAGGTGGTGGAGATGCACACGGTGATTGAGGCTGACGGTGCCTCCACTATGCAGCAGTTAAAACAGCTGGTGGTGCCGCAGCAGGATTGTGTGCTGTTCGAGCCCGGTGGCAACCACATTATGTTTATCGGTTTAAAGCAGCCGCTGAACACGGGCGATAAGGTTACGGTGACCCTGACATTCCAGGGCGGAGAAACCCTGGATGTGGCGCTGCTGGTGCAAAAGGGGCCGCAGGGACAGCAGGATATGGGGCATGGGCATCATCACCATCATTAA
- a CDS encoding SCO family protein, whose translation MSRSLWQVIVSLGLCVGMCFPALSWAGDLPINTKLGGDFTLPSTRGESTSLSDFNGKAILLNFGYTSCPDICPMVLNRMAAVMNELDDERAKVQPVFLTFDPARDTVERLQQYLKYFGDDFVGFTGTDKQLVEVARQYGVIAIPQKSDSAAGTLYTHSDYIYLLDQQGRVRALYSKSDSISKMVDDIESLLED comes from the coding sequence GTGAGTCGATCTTTGTGGCAGGTGATTGTGAGTCTGGGGCTGTGTGTGGGGATGTGCTTTCCAGCGCTGTCCTGGGCCGGGGATTTGCCCATTAACACCAAATTGGGTGGGGACTTTACCCTGCCTTCCACCCGTGGAGAGTCCACCAGCCTCAGTGATTTTAACGGCAAGGCCATTCTATTGAATTTTGGCTACACCAGCTGCCCCGACATTTGCCCAATGGTGCTGAACCGAATGGCGGCGGTGATGAATGAGCTGGACGATGAGCGCGCCAAGGTGCAACCGGTGTTTCTTACCTTCGATCCAGCTCGAGACACGGTTGAGCGCCTGCAGCAGTATCTGAAATATTTTGGTGACGATTTTGTGGGCTTCACCGGCACCGATAAACAGCTGGTCGAGGTGGCTCGACAATACGGAGTCATCGCCATTCCGCAGAAATCGGACTCAGCTGCGGGCACGCTCTACACCCACAGTGATTATATTTATCTGCTGGACCAGCAAGGTCGGGTTCGGGCGTTGTATTCAAAATCCGATTCCATCAGCAAAATGGTGGATGACATTGAATCCCTGTTGGAGGATTGA
- the miaB gene encoding tRNA (N6-isopentenyl adenosine(37)-C2)-methylthiotransferase MiaB, protein MRKKLFIETHGCQMNEYDSNRMADLLGASYQLELTDNAEDADVLLLNTCSIREKAQEKVFHQLGRWKKLKERNPEVVIGVGGCVASQEGNAIRDRAPYVDMVFGPQTLHRLPNMIETVDITHEAVVDVSFPEIEKFDKLPEPSVDGPKAFVSIMEGCSKYCTFCVVPYTRGEEISRRFEDVMKEVQHLAGLGVREVNLLGQNVNAFRGETVDGDTVDLAELIEHIAKVPGIGRIRFTTSHPVEFTDSLINVYATEPKLVSHLHLPVQSGADRILSAMKRGHNRDEYVAKIRRIQANRPGISLSSDFIIGFPGESEEDFSATMELIEDIGFDTSFSFIYSARPGTPAAELEDDTPMAEKKRRLALLQHRINQNAQEISRRMVGSKQVILVDGISRKDPGQLQGRTENNRVVNFRHDDDELIGKFVEVTIDAALPNSLLGSFNALAE, encoded by the coding sequence ATGCGCAAGAAACTCTTTATCGAAACCCATGGCTGCCAAATGAACGAATACGACTCCAATCGTATGGCAGATCTGCTGGGTGCCTCTTACCAGCTGGAACTCACCGACAATGCAGAAGACGCCGACGTGCTGCTGCTGAACACCTGCTCTATTCGGGAGAAAGCCCAAGAGAAAGTGTTTCACCAACTGGGGCGCTGGAAAAAGCTGAAAGAGCGCAATCCTGAAGTGGTTATTGGTGTGGGTGGCTGCGTGGCCAGTCAGGAAGGCAATGCCATCCGCGACCGTGCACCTTATGTGGACATGGTGTTTGGCCCCCAGACCTTACACCGCTTGCCCAACATGATCGAAACCGTCGACATCACCCATGAGGCGGTGGTGGACGTGAGCTTCCCCGAGATCGAGAAATTCGACAAGCTGCCAGAGCCCAGCGTTGACGGCCCTAAAGCCTTTGTCTCCATCATGGAAGGCTGCTCCAAATACTGCACTTTCTGCGTGGTGCCCTACACCCGTGGAGAAGAGATCAGCCGCCGCTTTGAAGACGTCATGAAAGAAGTACAGCACCTGGCGGGGCTGGGTGTGCGCGAGGTGAACCTGCTGGGGCAGAATGTGAACGCCTTCCGCGGTGAAACGGTCGACGGCGATACCGTGGATCTGGCTGAGCTGATCGAACACATCGCCAAGGTGCCCGGCATCGGACGCATCCGCTTTACCACCAGCCACCCGGTAGAATTCACCGATTCCCTCATTAACGTGTACGCCACCGAACCCAAGCTGGTGAGCCACCTGCACCTGCCCGTACAAAGCGGTGCCGATCGCATTCTCAGCGCCATGAAACGGGGTCACAACCGGGACGAATACGTCGCCAAGATCCGTCGCATTCAGGCCAACCGCCCAGGCATCAGCCTGTCTTCTGACTTCATCATCGGCTTCCCCGGCGAGAGCGAAGAAGACTTTAGCGCCACCATGGAGCTGATCGAAGATATCGGCTTCGACACCAGCTTCAGCTTTATCTACAGCGCCCGCCCCGGCACCCCGGCTGCCGAGCTGGAAGATGACACCCCCATGGCAGAAAAGAAACGTCGCCTGGCGTTGCTGCAACACCGCATCAATCAGAATGCACAGGAAATCAGCCGCCGTATGGTGGGCAGCAAACAAGTGATTCTGGTGGATGGCATTTCCCGCAAAGATCCTGGCCAGCTGCAAGGTCGAACGGAAAACAATCGGGTAGTGAACTTCCGTCATGACGATGACGAATTGATCGGCAAATTTGTGGAAGTGACCATCGACGCCGCCCTCCCCAATTCGCTACTGGGTAGTTTCAACGCTCTGGCCGAATAG
- a CDS encoding PhoH family protein → MNDIVTTHQLKLEPADSSRLARLCGQFDEHLRQIEDKLEVQIANRGNAFELTGHPHQVVAASSVLKNLYKDTSDNQDLTPDDVHLVLRESLMSSTDAAPQVVAADSSSDREAAELTIRTRKGTIKPRGDNQKAYVREIMRHDINFGIGPAGTGKTYLAVACAVEALESEQVRRILLVRPAVEAGEKLGFLPGDLAEKINPYLRPLYDALYEMLGFERVAKFIDRQIIEVAPLAYMRGRTLNNSFIILDESQNTTKEQMKMFLTRIGFGSKAVITGDYTQIDLPRGTKSGLVHAMEVLDGVEGIGFSHFQSKDVVRHTLVQRIVEAYDRHESDTKPPHAD, encoded by the coding sequence TTGAACGATATCGTTACAACACATCAACTTAAGCTGGAACCTGCGGATTCCAGTCGCCTGGCAAGGCTCTGCGGTCAGTTCGACGAACACTTGCGACAAATCGAAGATAAACTCGAAGTACAAATTGCCAATCGCGGTAATGCCTTTGAACTGACGGGACACCCGCATCAAGTGGTTGCTGCCAGCTCAGTGCTGAAGAACCTCTATAAAGACACCAGTGACAATCAGGATCTAACCCCTGACGATGTGCATTTAGTGCTGAGAGAAAGCCTGATGAGCAGTACGGATGCTGCACCGCAAGTGGTTGCGGCCGACAGCAGCTCCGATCGCGAAGCTGCCGAGCTGACCATTCGTACCCGCAAGGGCACCATCAAACCTCGCGGTGACAACCAGAAAGCCTATGTGCGCGAGATCATGCGCCACGACATCAATTTCGGAATCGGACCTGCGGGCACAGGCAAAACCTATCTGGCAGTGGCCTGTGCGGTGGAAGCCCTGGAGTCGGAACAGGTTAGACGCATTCTGCTGGTGCGTCCGGCGGTGGAGGCCGGTGAAAAACTGGGGTTCCTGCCCGGCGACCTGGCAGAAAAAATCAACCCTTACCTGCGCCCACTCTATGACGCCCTTTACGAAATGCTGGGCTTTGAACGGGTTGCCAAATTCATTGATCGCCAGATCATCGAAGTGGCGCCCCTGGCCTACATGCGCGGGCGCACCCTGAACAACTCGTTTATTATTCTGGATGAAAGCCAAAATACCACCAAAGAACAAATGAAAATGTTCCTGACCCGCATCGGATTTGGCTCCAAAGCCGTTATCACGGGAGATTACACCCAGATCGACCTGCCCCGTGGCACCAAAAGCGGGCTGGTGCACGCCATGGAAGTGCTGGACGGTGTTGAAGGCATCGGTTTCTCCCACTTTCAATCCAAGGACGTGGTGCGCCATACCCTGGTACAGCGCATCGTAGAAGCTTACGATCGACATGAATCCGACACTAAGCCTCCCCATGCCGATTGA
- the ybeY gene encoding rRNA maturation RNase YbeY, translated as MPIESDNPVAELDLDLDLQIACESPNLPTEAEFTRWVAKALNAAKYAAPADMPTELTLRIVDTAESQELNSTYRSKDKPTNVLSFPFDGPDDIPLALLGDLVVCAPVVAQEAAQQNKPITAHWAHMVIHGSLHLLGYDHIQEQDAQQMEALEVQILAELGFADPYVINN; from the coding sequence ATGCCGATTGAATCCGACAACCCTGTTGCCGAGCTGGATCTCGACCTGGATCTTCAGATCGCCTGCGAGAGCCCCAACCTGCCAACGGAAGCAGAATTTACCCGCTGGGTAGCTAAGGCTCTGAACGCAGCCAAGTACGCTGCCCCTGCCGACATGCCCACGGAGCTGACCCTGCGCATAGTGGACACCGCAGAAAGCCAGGAGCTGAACAGCACCTACCGCAGCAAAGACAAGCCCACCAATGTGCTGTCGTTTCCCTTTGATGGGCCGGACGATATTCCCTTGGCGCTGCTGGGGGATTTGGTGGTTTGCGCCCCGGTGGTGGCACAGGAAGCAGCGCAGCAGAACAAACCTATTACGGCCCACTGGGCCCACATGGTCATCCATGGTAGCTTGCATTTACTGGGCTATGACCATATACAAGAGCAAGACGCGCAACAAATGGAAGCGTTGGAGGTGCAAATCCTGGCCGAGCTGGGCTTTGCAGACCCCTACGTAATAAATAACTAA
- a CDS encoding HlyC/CorC family transporter has protein sequence MNDDHSRNGSSGKSFIDKIANFLSGEPQNQSEVLEILTNAHHSGLVEAEALGIFQGALQVSDMQVREIMVPRPQCIIINATAKPEEYLPPIIESAHSRFPVYGESTDDIIGILLAKDLLDLAYKGKLEKTQLKDLIRPASLVPESKRLNVLLREFRQTRTHMAIVVNEYGKMSGLVTIEDVLEQIVGEIDDEHDFDDDYMIKQAEGNEFMVKAVTPIDEFNEHFATKFNEDEYDTIGGIVLSHFGHLPKREENVIIGKYNFTVMNADNRAIRLLKVSPIQH, from the coding sequence ATGAACGACGATCACAGTCGTAACGGTTCATCGGGTAAGAGTTTCATCGATAAGATTGCCAACTTCCTGTCAGGTGAGCCACAGAATCAGTCAGAGGTTCTGGAAATTCTGACCAACGCCCATCACAGCGGATTGGTAGAGGCAGAGGCTCTGGGTATTTTTCAGGGAGCGCTGCAGGTATCGGATATGCAAGTGCGGGAAATCATGGTTCCCCGCCCTCAGTGCATCATCATCAACGCCACAGCCAAGCCAGAGGAATACCTGCCGCCCATCATCGAGTCAGCCCATTCCCGCTTCCCGGTGTATGGTGAGTCTACCGATGATATTATCGGCATCCTGCTGGCCAAGGATCTGCTGGATCTGGCCTATAAAGGCAAGCTGGAAAAAACCCAGCTCAAAGATCTGATCCGCCCTGCATCCCTGGTGCCTGAGAGCAAACGTCTGAATGTGCTGCTACGGGAGTTCCGCCAAACCCGCACCCACATGGCCATCGTTGTAAACGAGTACGGCAAGATGTCCGGGCTGGTCACCATCGAAGACGTACTTGAGCAAATCGTAGGTGAAATTGACGATGAGCACGATTTCGATGACGACTATATGATCAAACAGGCAGAAGGTAATGAATTTATGGTGAAGGCGGTCACGCCGATTGATGAATTCAACGAACACTTCGCCACCAAGTTCAATGAAGACGAGTACGACACCATCGGGGGCATTGTACTCAGCCACTTTGGGCATTTGCCCAAGCGTGAAGAAAACGTCATCATCGGCAAATACAATTTTACCGTGATGAACGCAGACAATCGTGCCATTCGGCTGTTAAAAGTCAGCCCGATACAGCACTGA
- the lnt gene encoding apolipoprotein N-acyltransferase: MTLKTSITTGGKGHLLALLAGALFPLGLAPLNLWPLIPVSMALLLVLLEGQTPKRAFWRAFLYGMGFNGVGISWVYVSIHFYGNTPVWLAALGTLLFCAFLSLLLFSLPFWAFRRWQMDRYALLTFPALWVLVEWSKSWLLSGFPWLWAGYGFIDSPLWGLAPVAGALGLSLVAAMSAVLLRFIFKQENLRRMPAVIGLVALWAGCWALNSLEWTLPDLAQTRKVALVQGNIPQEQKWDPKYRKAIIDTYVKATEANWDAEFILWPEAAYPVFYHQAMRTITELDIRASEKSVAIVSGVPRWEPNENGEQHYFNAVFVIGDGQGIYNKQKLVPFGEYVPLEDLMRGLLPFFNLPMSSFTSGASEQPVLMAKGLSFAAYICYEIVYPELVREQAKGKDFLVTISNDAWFGHSWGPIQHFQMARMRALETGKYLLRGTNTGITAIIDHKGRVQSQLPQFEQGVLKGVVYGTQGVTPFVQFGQWPVLALCFLGLIVGVVLSLRPEPALNVRPLYHNATVTRSK, encoded by the coding sequence ATGACTTTAAAGACCTCGATTACCACAGGTGGCAAGGGCCACCTGTTGGCGTTATTGGCCGGTGCATTGTTCCCCCTGGGGCTGGCACCATTGAACCTGTGGCCGCTGATACCGGTATCCATGGCCCTGCTACTGGTGTTGCTGGAAGGGCAAACCCCCAAGCGCGCCTTCTGGCGGGCGTTTCTTTATGGCATGGGCTTTAACGGTGTCGGCATATCCTGGGTGTATGTCAGCATTCATTTCTATGGCAACACACCGGTGTGGCTGGCGGCCCTGGGCACGCTGTTGTTTTGCGCCTTCCTCAGCCTGCTGCTGTTTTCGCTACCCTTTTGGGCATTCCGGCGCTGGCAAATGGATCGTTATGCCCTGCTCACGTTTCCAGCCCTGTGGGTACTGGTGGAGTGGAGCAAAAGCTGGCTGTTGAGCGGCTTCCCCTGGTTGTGGGCTGGCTATGGCTTTATCGACTCGCCCCTGTGGGGACTGGCTCCGGTGGCCGGTGCTTTGGGCTTGAGTCTGGTGGCGGCGATGTCTGCCGTGTTGCTACGGTTTATATTCAAGCAGGAAAATCTGCGTCGAATGCCAGCTGTTATAGGACTGGTTGCGCTGTGGGCTGGCTGTTGGGCCCTGAACTCCCTGGAATGGACCCTGCCGGATCTGGCTCAGACGCGCAAAGTCGCGTTGGTGCAAGGCAACATTCCGCAGGAACAAAAATGGGATCCAAAGTACCGTAAAGCCATTATCGATACCTATGTGAAAGCCACCGAAGCCAACTGGGATGCGGAGTTTATTCTGTGGCCGGAGGCGGCTTATCCCGTGTTCTATCATCAGGCTATGCGCACCATTACCGAGCTGGATATTCGCGCCTCAGAAAAGTCCGTTGCCATCGTCAGCGGTGTGCCCCGCTGGGAACCAAACGAGAACGGCGAACAACATTACTTCAATGCCGTGTTCGTGATTGGGGACGGGCAAGGCATCTACAACAAGCAGAAGCTGGTGCCCTTTGGCGAATATGTGCCCCTGGAAGATTTAATGCGCGGCTTGCTGCCGTTCTTCAACCTGCCCATGTCCAGCTTTACCTCCGGTGCGTCCGAGCAGCCTGTGCTGATGGCCAAAGGCCTCAGTTTTGCTGCTTACATCTGCTACGAAATCGTCTACCCGGAACTGGTGCGAGAACAGGCCAAGGGCAAGGACTTTCTGGTAACCATCAGCAACGATGCCTGGTTCGGCCATTCCTGGGGCCCCATCCAGCATTTCCAGATGGCCCGCATGCGAGCACTGGAAACCGGCAAATATCTGTTGCGAGGCACCAATACCGGCATCACCGCCATCATCGATCACAAAGGGCGGGTGCAATCGCAACTGCCCCAGTTCGAACAGGGCGTGCTGAAAGGCGTGGTGTACGGCACCCAAGGCGTGACCCCCTTTGTGCAGTTTGGGCAGTGGCCGGTGCTGGCGTTGTGTTTTCTGGGTTTAATCGTAGGCGTGGTGCTGAGCTTAAGGCCTGAGCCTGCGCTGAATGTGCGGCCGCTCTACCATAACGCGACCGTGACCCGCTCCAAATAA
- a CDS encoding YdcF family protein, giving the protein MLLRYILTEAMLPPGVNLLLLLAAALLWRWSRRVSYGLVALSLSSLLVLSIPAMKCFLYQGLEPYPALDAAGLNSLPSPPQAIVVLAGGIHKQQPEYGRSVAGGYSVDRLLYGAELQRATGLRILLSGGNPAQAERSEAEAMAELLRNLAIEPDWVESNSLNTWENAMFSAEYLRRDGVDTVLLVTSAWHLPRAVYCFRQAGIEVIPAPTGFEGDFDNEPGDWIPSSYSLYLSSRALREYLGLLAYRLGLARPG; this is encoded by the coding sequence ATGCTGCTGCGATACATCCTCACCGAGGCGATGTTGCCGCCGGGGGTTAATTTATTATTGCTGCTGGCGGCGGCGCTGTTGTGGCGCTGGAGCCGACGGGTGTCATACGGGCTCGTCGCGTTATCCCTAAGCAGCCTGTTGGTGCTATCGATTCCTGCGATGAAGTGTTTCTTGTATCAGGGCCTGGAGCCATATCCAGCTCTGGATGCTGCCGGTTTGAACAGCTTGCCATCGCCACCGCAGGCTATCGTGGTACTGGCTGGGGGGATTCACAAACAGCAGCCTGAATATGGCCGTTCCGTGGCGGGGGGATACAGTGTCGACAGATTGCTGTATGGCGCAGAACTGCAGCGTGCCACGGGGTTGCGCATTCTGCTGAGCGGTGGCAACCCGGCTCAGGCAGAACGCAGCGAGGCAGAGGCCATGGCGGAGTTACTGCGTAACTTGGCCATCGAGCCCGACTGGGTGGAATCCAACAGCCTGAATACCTGGGAGAACGCCATGTTCAGCGCGGAGTATCTGAGGCGCGATGGAGTGGACACAGTGTTGCTGGTCACCTCGGCCTGGCATTTGCCAAGGGCGGTGTATTGTTTCCGGCAGGCGGGTATTGAGGTGATACCGGCACCCACCGGGTTTGAAGGCGATTTTGATAACGAGCCGGGAGATTGGATTCCTTCGTCTTACAGTTTGTATCTTTCATCCCGAGCGCTGCGTGAATACCTGGGCTTGCTGGCCTACCGTCTGGGGTTGGCCAGGCCCGGATAA
- a CDS encoding class GN sortase, with protein MGIWRKRLALLLVVLAMWFLGESAYMTAKAELAQYLLQEAWQRHLKDGAEHRPWPWADTSPIARLVFPQQDTKLVVLAGASGRNLAFGPAHLSASVMPGQLGVSVIGGHRDTHFAFLRHVQLGEQFLLQTADGIKRKFEIVQIQVTDVRDSDILLQSQEPVLALVACYPFNALDSGGPLRYLVIARAVSNRIGSNWPTNTDTGYKGVIA; from the coding sequence ATGGGGATCTGGCGTAAGCGTCTGGCGTTGTTGTTGGTGGTGCTTGCGATGTGGTTCTTGGGTGAAAGTGCCTACATGACCGCCAAGGCTGAGCTGGCGCAGTATCTGTTGCAAGAGGCCTGGCAGCGTCATCTGAAGGACGGTGCCGAGCACCGCCCCTGGCCCTGGGCGGATACCTCGCCCATCGCCCGACTGGTGTTTCCGCAGCAGGATACCAAGCTGGTGGTGTTAGCCGGAGCCAGTGGCCGTAACCTGGCTTTCGGCCCGGCGCACCTCAGTGCCAGCGTGATGCCTGGGCAGTTGGGGGTTAGCGTGATCGGTGGCCATCGTGATACCCACTTTGCGTTCTTGCGTCATGTGCAACTGGGGGAGCAGTTTCTGTTGCAAACCGCCGATGGCATCAAACGTAAGTTTGAGATCGTGCAGATCCAAGTCACCGATGTACGTGATTCCGATATTCTGCTGCAGTCCCAGGAGCCGGTGTTGGCGCTGGTGGCATGCTATCCGTTTAATGCCTTGGACAGTGGTGGGCCGCTGCGTTATCTGGTGATCGCCCGAGCGGTGTCCAACCGCATTGGATCGAATTGGCCCACGAACACTGACACTGGTTACAAGGGTGTGATAGCGTAG
- a CDS encoding marine proteobacterial sortase target protein, with the protein MQRKYSLLCLFFAFCLLWTSSRSFGFEEADYASLDEVGTGSLLVKEGHSYRPFLRSNAEFDVQVNGLVSKVIVRQSFRNPGQDWVEAVYVLPLPDDSAVNAMRIKIGERVIEGEIKEKQEAKRIYTQAKAAGKRAGLLQQQRPNLFSTQVANIGPGETVEVELSFLQVLHYDGGQFSLRLPLTLTPRYIPGVSLMELPPQEVKGWSFPTAQVPDAHLITPPQTHQAQTPEGGDDQLKARIQIAVNTGFDVERFSAPYHAIDVTRLSAEYRVSTQSGAVPMDRDFVLNWKPVAQQAPVAAYFSEQVEGKDHGLIMLLPPTQSQNLQIGPRELIMIIDSSGSMSGQSMVQAKQAVQMALDRLRPQDRFNVIDFDSGFNTLFPASAHAEPGALRRARLFVDSLVADGGTAMYAPLQAALTGPDSEENVTQVVFITDGSVGNEAALFELIHKHIGSKRLYTVGIGSAPNAYFMRKAAEFGRGTYTYIGSSDEVQGKMSELFGKIEKPALTHLNVNIEGAQAELYPQPVPDLYLGEPLVIKARFDEQPERIQISGMFEGQPWRSQLQLQQGDSATGVATLWARSKVAHLQDEGVRQGNGELHRDEIIKLGIEHRLVTRYTSFVAVDKTPVRPADADLLTDQVANRMPAGSTQPAPAVGYPRTALGLHWHLLMGLMLLILALLVWHRAEFREECHGDLA; encoded by the coding sequence ATGCAACGGAAATATTCTCTACTCTGCCTGTTTTTTGCTTTTTGTCTGCTGTGGACATCCTCCCGCAGCTTTGGGTTTGAAGAGGCTGATTATGCCTCCCTGGATGAGGTGGGTACCGGCAGTTTGCTGGTGAAGGAGGGGCACAGCTATCGACCGTTTCTGCGCAGCAACGCCGAATTTGATGTGCAGGTGAATGGTTTGGTGTCGAAGGTGATAGTGCGACAGAGCTTTCGGAACCCGGGGCAGGATTGGGTAGAGGCTGTTTACGTGTTACCACTGCCGGATGACAGTGCAGTGAACGCCATGCGCATAAAAATCGGCGAGCGCGTGATTGAAGGGGAGATCAAAGAGAAACAGGAGGCCAAGCGCATCTATACCCAAGCCAAGGCCGCCGGTAAGCGGGCCGGGTTACTGCAACAGCAGCGCCCCAACCTGTTCTCAACTCAAGTGGCCAATATCGGCCCCGGTGAAACGGTCGAGGTGGAACTGAGCTTTCTACAGGTGCTGCATTACGATGGTGGGCAATTCTCTTTGCGCTTGCCCCTGACACTCACGCCTCGATACATCCCCGGTGTGTCGCTGATGGAGTTACCGCCCCAAGAGGTAAAAGGCTGGTCGTTCCCCACGGCACAGGTGCCGGATGCTCATCTTATTACGCCACCCCAAACACACCAGGCCCAAACCCCTGAAGGCGGTGACGATCAGCTCAAGGCCCGTATTCAGATTGCGGTGAATACGGGGTTTGATGTTGAACGGTTCAGCGCGCCGTATCACGCCATTGACGTGACTCGTCTCAGTGCCGAGTATCGGGTTAGCACTCAGTCCGGCGCTGTGCCTATGGATCGTGACTTTGTTCTGAATTGGAAACCTGTGGCGCAACAGGCTCCTGTGGCGGCGTACTTTTCCGAGCAGGTTGAAGGCAAGGATCATGGATTGATTATGTTGCTGCCCCCAACTCAGTCACAGAATCTGCAGATCGGGCCGCGGGAACTGATTATGATCATCGACAGTTCCGGCTCCATGTCGGGGCAATCCATGGTGCAGGCAAAACAGGCGGTGCAAATGGCGCTGGATCGTTTGCGTCCACAGGATCGCTTTAACGTAATTGACTTCGACTCTGGTTTTAACACCCTGTTTCCTGCGTCTGCCCACGCCGAACCGGGAGCGCTGCGCAGGGCGCGGCTCTTTGTCGACAGCTTGGTGGCCGATGGCGGTACCGCCATGTACGCACCATTGCAGGCCGCACTCACCGGGCCAGACAGCGAGGAAAACGTTACCCAGGTAGTGTTTATCACCGATGGCAGCGTAGGCAATGAGGCGGCGCTGTTTGAGTTGATTCACAAGCACATTGGCAGCAAGCGGCTTTACACCGTGGGTATCGGTTCTGCCCCCAATGCCTATTTTATGCGTAAGGCAGCGGAGTTTGGCCGTGGCACATACACCTACATCGGCAGCAGCGATGAAGTACAGGGTAAAATGTCAGAGCTGTTCGGTAAGATCGAAAAGCCCGCCCTTACTCATCTGAACGTGAACATTGAGGGCGCTCAGGCGGAACTCTATCCGCAGCCGGTGCCGGATCTGTATTTGGGTGAGCCTTTGGTTATTAAGGCGCGATTTGATGAACAGCCCGAGCGTATTCAAATCAGTGGAATGTTTGAGGGCCAGCCGTGGCGATCCCAGTTGCAGTTGCAACAGGGGGATAGTGCCACGGGTGTTGCAACCCTGTGGGCCCGCAGCAAAGTGGCCCATCTGCAGGATGAGGGGGTGCGGCAGGGCAATGGTGAATTACATCGGGATGAGATCATCAAGTTGGGCATCGAACATCGACTGGTAACCCGTTACACCAGTTTCGTTGCGGTAGACAAAACGCCGGTGCGGCCAGCCGATGCAGACTTGCTGACGGATCAGGTCGCCAATCGCATGCCTGCGGGATCCACCCAGCCTGCGCCTGCCGTGGGCTATCCTCGCACGGCTTTGGGTTTGCACTGGCACCTGCTTATGGGGCTGATGCTGCTGATCTTGGCGTTGCTGGTGTGGCATCGCGCTGAATTCAGGGAGGAATGCCATGGGGATCTGGCGTAA